The Papaver somniferum cultivar HN1 chromosome 3, ASM357369v1, whole genome shotgun sequence genome includes a region encoding these proteins:
- the LOC113360540 gene encoding nucleophosmin-like, translating to MGRDRQGLTPEPVPVPAYSGSLLSEPVHVPATPGPVFWTGSCATLVKADLEAEHKEEEYRDSLYSDPDIHPEFVNESDRDSDEELEEDSAKDDDDESDNSDKSDDSDESDD from the exons ATGGGTCGGGACAGGCAGGGACTCACCCCAGAACCAGTACCTGTACCGGCCTACTCCGGGTCTCTACTTTcagaaccggtacatgtaccggcaACTCCGGGTCCG GTATTTTGGACCGGGTCTTGTGCAACTCTAGTCAAAGCTGACCTTGAAGCTGAGCATAAAGAAGAAGAGTACCGGGACTCATTATACAGCGATCCTGATATTCATCCAGAATTTGTCAATGAATCTGATAGAGATTCCGACGAAGAACTCGAAGAGGATTCCGCGAAAGACGACGATGATGAATCCGATAATTCTGACAAATCTGATGACTCCGATGAATCTGACGATTAG